The following are from one region of the Rhinopithecus roxellana isolate Shanxi Qingling chromosome 22, ASM756505v1, whole genome shotgun sequence genome:
- the LOC115895685 gene encoding LOW QUALITY PROTEIN: heat shock transcription factor, Y-linked-like (The sequence of the model RefSeq protein was modified relative to this genomic sequence to represent the inferred CDS: deleted 1 base in 1 codon), with protein sequence MEHGSSETQDFSPKDELTVSEASTRSPFCEHTFPGDSDLRSTIGENAIQVLSQGFFLKGPRYTVCVSELDKDNDFFSLTVPRKLWKIAESDQFKSNSWDENGTCIVIYEEHFKKEILERKNPCRIFQTDSIKSFVRQLNIYGFSKIRPNFQRSAFLPTFLAKEKESCVLNKLKCYYNPNFKRGCPQLLVRVKRRINVKNASLTPTLFHEDFNQRPFREGANMEKHNPALAAEVSEESLFSTSTNLNMSLTRESSVGKIIASSSDPILCGFPPPSRSTSIGPSEQSATDQRDILNQLSAIHMHSHSTYMQARGRIVNFITTTTSQYHIISPFQNSFLQLIVESPAVPMRYPAVSVNQAPHPNLLPAGHRWLQMSAIADISSSPLSRPATQPSPLDKYHTSYN encoded by the exons atggaacaCGGTTCTTCAGAAACTCAAGATTTTTCTCCCAAAGATGAATTAACTGTTTCAGAAGCCTCCACTAGGTCTCCATTTTGTGAGCACACATTCCCTGGGGACTCAGACTTAAGGTCAACGATTGGAGAAAATGCTATTCAGGTTTTGTCACAAGGATTCTTCTTAAAAGGACCACGTTACACAGTTTGTGTCTCTGAGCTAGATAaagataatgatttcttttctctgaCCGTTCCCAGGAAACTTTGGAAAATAGCTGAAAGTGACCAATTCAAGTCTAATTCATGGGATGAGAATGGAACTTGCATAGTGATCTATGAAGAACACTTCaagaaagaaattttggaaagaaagaatCCTTGCAGAATATTTCAAACTGACAGTATCAAAAGTTTTGTTCGACAGCTCAACATTTATGGATTTAGTAAAATTCGACCGAATTTTCAAAGATCTGCCTTTCTACCCACCTTTCTGGCCAAAGAGAAAGAATCCTGTGTCTTGAACAAG ttAAAGTGCTATTATAATCCAAATTTCAAA CGTGGCTGTCCCCAACTTTTAGTAAGAGTGAAAAGAAGAATTAATGTTAAAAATGCTTCACTTACACCTACTTTATTCCATGAAGATTTCAACCAGAGGCCTTTTAGAGAAGGGGCTAACATGGAGAAGCATAATCCTGCCTTAGCTGCTGAAGTTAGtgaagaaagtttattttcaacCTCTACAAATTTAAATATGTCTCTAACAAGGGAATCTTCTGTCGGAAAGATAATTGCTAGTTCATCTGACCCAATTTTATGTGGTTTCCCTCCTCCTTCACGTTCAACCTCAATTGGACCATCAGAACAAAGTGCAACAGATCAACGTGACATTTTAAATCAGTTGAGCGCTATTCATATGCACTCTCACAGCACATACATGCAAGCAAGGGGCCGCATTGTGAATTTTATTACAACCACAACCTCTCAATACCACATAATATCTCCCTTTCAAAACAGTTTTTTGCAGCTGATAGTAGAATCACCTGCTGTTCCAATGAGATATCCTGCAGTATCTGTCAATCAGGCTCCACATCCTAACCTGCTACCAGCAGGCCACCGGTGGTTGCAAATGTCTGCGATAGCTGATATATCATCTAGCCCTCTTTCCAGGCCAGCTACTCAACCATCACCACTGGACAAATATCACACTAGTTACAACTGA